From the genome of Halomonas sp. 1513, one region includes:
- a CDS encoding sulfurtransferase TusC — protein sequence MHDESLNGEVLVILRHAPHGSSWLREGLDAALVAAAFGRRVTLLFVGEGVTALVAGQAAGALGQKGTQPTLEMLAMYDIDTLLVDQQALDERGLTTNDLLLPVTPLAPGKLAAALAAHPLVLNF from the coding sequence ATGCACGATGAGAGCCTGAACGGCGAGGTGCTGGTGATTCTGCGCCATGCCCCCCACGGCAGCAGCTGGCTGCGCGAGGGCCTGGATGCCGCCCTGGTGGCAGCCGCCTTCGGCCGCCGGGTGACGCTGCTGTTCGTTGGTGAGGGCGTCACCGCGCTGGTTGCCGGCCAGGCAGCCGGGGCGCTGGGGCAGAAGGGTACCCAGCCGACGCTGGAGATGCTGGCGATGTATGATATCGATACGCTGCTGGTCGACCAGCAGGCCCTCGACGAGCGCGGGCTTACCACGAATGATCTGCTGCTGCCGGTAACGCCGCTGGCGCCTGGCAAGCTCGCAGCGGCACTGGCGGCCCATCCGCTGGTCCTGAATTTCTGA
- a CDS encoding molybdopterin molybdenumtransferase, producing the protein MAEHADGLQPIEAALGALLDGVARLPAEPLPLAASGGRVLAESVTARLDVPPFDNSAMDGYALHHRDAGKWLAVSQRIAAGQPAAALAPGSCARIFTGGEIPPGADCVVMQERVEINGEQALMPAEIPAGDNLRRRGRDVSAGDTLLDAGQRLNAAALGHLAGQGITEVSVTRRPRVALLSTGDEVIDPGQPLAAGQIYNSNRPMLRQLLEQFGAEVVLAERVADDFDATCRCLAAAAARADIVVTTGGVSVGEEDHVKAALTQLGELDLWRLAMRPGKPLALGRLPRTDGSSARFVGLPGNPVSGFVGAWLFLRPLVGALLGCPALATLPRLRARAEFATTTQARQHYMRVALDFTADGITARAFRDQNSGVLSSCIQADALAVIPAHSDVRQGDEIDCLWLQ; encoded by the coding sequence ATGGCTGAGCACGCGGATGGCCTGCAGCCCATAGAGGCCGCACTGGGTGCCCTGCTCGACGGCGTCGCCAGGCTCCCCGCCGAGCCCCTGCCGCTGGCTGCCAGCGGAGGCCGGGTGCTGGCCGAGAGCGTCACCGCACGCCTCGACGTGCCCCCCTTCGACAACAGCGCCATGGACGGCTACGCGCTCCACCACCGGGATGCCGGGAAGTGGCTAGCGGTCAGCCAGCGCATTGCCGCCGGCCAGCCCGCCGCCGCACTTGCTCCCGGCAGCTGCGCGCGCATCTTCACCGGCGGTGAAATTCCGCCTGGGGCCGATTGTGTGGTGATGCAGGAGCGCGTCGAGATCAACGGCGAGCAAGCGCTAATGCCGGCGGAGATTCCCGCCGGCGACAACCTGCGCCGCCGCGGCCGTGATGTCAGCGCCGGCGATACACTGCTCGACGCCGGCCAGCGACTCAATGCCGCCGCACTCGGCCATCTGGCCGGCCAAGGGATTACCGAGGTCAGCGTGACGCGCAGGCCCAGGGTCGCCCTGCTCTCCACCGGCGATGAGGTGATCGACCCCGGCCAGCCGCTGGCTGCGGGGCAGATCTACAACTCCAATCGTCCCATGCTGCGCCAACTGCTCGAACAGTTCGGCGCCGAGGTGGTGCTGGCCGAACGCGTGGCCGATGACTTCGATGCGACCTGCCGCTGCCTGGCCGCGGCCGCCGCCCGGGCCGACATCGTGGTGACCACCGGCGGCGTCAGCGTCGGCGAAGAGGATCACGTCAAGGCAGCGCTGACGCAGCTCGGCGAGCTCGACCTGTGGCGGCTCGCCATGCGTCCCGGCAAACCGCTGGCACTTGGCCGCCTGCCGCGCACCGACGGCAGCTCGGCGCGCTTCGTCGGCCTGCCCGGCAACCCGGTGTCGGGGTTCGTCGGCGCCTGGCTGTTCCTGCGCCCACTGGTTGGTGCCCTGCTCGGCTGTCCGGCACTTGCTACACTGCCGCGGCTGCGCGCTCGCGCCGAGTTCGCCACCACCACTCAGGCCCGCCAGCACTACATGCGCGTGGCACTGGACTTCACTGCCGACGGCATCACCGCCCGCGCCTTTCGCGACCAGAATTCGGGAGTTCTATCGTCCTGCATTCAAGCCGATGCGCTGGCAGTGATCCCGGCCCATAGCGACGTGCGTCAGGGTGACGAAATCGACTGCCTGTGGCTGCAGTGA
- a CDS encoding ACP phosphodiesterase — translation MNFLAHAWLARRGSDDFLYGNLIADGVKGSDLGDWPDATALGIRHHRRVDAWVDRHPSVLAARHRAPRAQRRYAAIALDLVWDHFLSRDTAALAEQQQLVERCYRLLSARSAPARLEHMVPSLVAHDWLRGYADFDFTCRAVAGIGRRLSGPNRLAELVPWLYDDYAALEYDFQQLWPAVHAALESDGRRLA, via the coding sequence ATGAACTTTCTCGCCCATGCCTGGCTGGCGCGTCGCGGCAGCGATGACTTCCTCTACGGCAACCTGATTGCCGACGGCGTCAAGGGCAGTGATCTCGGTGACTGGCCCGACGCCACGGCGCTGGGCATTCGCCATCACCGCCGCGTCGACGCCTGGGTCGATCGCCATCCCAGCGTACTCGCGGCACGTCATCGCGCGCCGCGCGCCCAGCGGCGCTATGCGGCGATCGCCCTGGACCTAGTGTGGGATCACTTCCTGTCTCGCGATACCGCGGCGCTGGCCGAGCAGCAGCAACTGGTCGAACGCTGCTATCGACTGCTCTCGGCACGTTCGGCGCCGGCGCGCCTGGAGCACATGGTGCCCTCGCTGGTGGCTCACGACTGGCTGCGCGGCTACGCCGATTTCGATTTCACCTGCCGTGCGGTGGCCGGCATCGGGCGGCGCCTGTCGGGGCCCAACCGGCTCGCCGAGCTGGTGCCGTGGCTATACGACGACTATGCGGCGCTGGAGTACGACTTTCAGCAGCTGTGGCCGGCCGTGCATGCGGCGCTGGAGAGCGACGGTCGCAGGCTCGCGTAA
- a CDS encoding molybdenum cofactor biosynthesis protein B: protein MSDDRNTLVPLNVAVLTVSDTRTEDTDRSGQTLVERLIDAGHRLADKRIVVDDVYRIRAQVAAWIADPTVQVVLTTGGTGFTGRDSTPEAVRVLFDKPIEGFGELFRQLSFHEVGSSTIQSRCLAGLANATVVFCLPGSTGACRTAWDGILLEQLDSRHKPCNFANLVIPERGTHG, encoded by the coding sequence ATGAGCGACGATCGCAACACCCTGGTGCCGCTCAACGTGGCGGTGCTGACGGTCTCCGACACCCGCACCGAAGACACCGACCGCAGCGGACAGACACTGGTCGAGCGGCTCATCGACGCCGGCCATCGGCTGGCCGACAAGCGCATCGTGGTCGACGACGTCTATCGCATCCGCGCCCAGGTCGCCGCGTGGATCGCCGACCCTACCGTGCAGGTGGTGTTGACTACCGGCGGGACAGGCTTCACCGGGCGCGACTCGACGCCCGAAGCGGTGCGGGTGCTGTTCGACAAGCCCATCGAAGGCTTCGGCGAACTGTTTCGCCAGCTCTCCTTCCACGAAGTCGGCAGCTCGACCATCCAGAGCCGCTGCCTGGCGGGCCTGGCCAACGCCACCGTGGTGTTCTGCCTGCCCGGGTCGACCGGCGCCTGCCGCACGGCCTGGGACGGCATCCTGCTCGAGCAGTTGGATAGCCGCCACAAGCCGTGCAATTTTGCCAATCTGGTGATACCGGAGCGCGGCACCCATGGCTGA
- a CDS encoding sulfurtransferase TusE — MASSEIYRYLKVGSRQVPLDPEGFLIHLDDWSPAVAEALAAEESRTLTAEHWEVIEVLRDFYARFEASPAMRPLVKAVGQALGPEKGKSLHLMRLFPDSPAKVGARLAGLPKPANCL, encoded by the coding sequence ATGGCCTCCTCGGAAATATACCGTTATCTTAAGGTGGGCTCTCGACAGGTGCCGCTCGATCCCGAAGGCTTCCTGATCCACCTCGATGACTGGTCGCCAGCGGTGGCCGAAGCACTCGCCGCCGAGGAGTCGCGGACGCTGACCGCCGAGCACTGGGAGGTGATCGAGGTGCTGCGCGACTTTTACGCGCGCTTCGAGGCATCGCCGGCGATGCGGCCGCTGGTCAAGGCGGTGGGGCAGGCGCTGGGGCCTGAGAAGGGCAAGTCGCTGCATCTGATGCGGCTGTTCCCCGACAGCCCGGCCAAGGTCGGCGCGCGGCTGGCGGGGCTGCCCAAGCCCGCCAACTGCCTCTAG